In Saprospiraceae bacterium, the sequence GGGATCGTCGTGGATAATGCGATTGTGGTCGTCGAAGCAGTGCATGCTAAGATGGAAGAGCACCACCTGGATGCGCTGCCAGCCACTGAACTGGCTATGTCAGAAATCAGCGGCGCTATAGTAGCTATCACTTTGGTCATGGCAGCCGTGTTCATACCGGTAGCTTTCATGTCAGGCCCGGTGGGCATTTTTTACCGCCAATTTTCTGTGACCATGGCTACCTCCATTATCCTGTCTGGAGTAATAGCCTTGACACTTACTCCTGCACTTTGTGCCATCATGCTTAAAAATACCCATAGCAAAGCCAAAAAGAAAAACGTAATCAACTTCCTCCTCCTGGGTTTTAACAATTGGTTTAACCGGGTATTGGGTACCTATAAAAACATCCTGACGCGCATTGTCAATCGCCGCATAGTTACCGCCCTTGTACTTTTAATATTCTGTTTATTAACCTGGAAGATAAGTGGACTGATACCATCCGGATTCATTCCAAATGAAGATCAGGGAGTATTTTATGCCATCGTTTTGACTCCACCGGGATCTACCTTAGAAAGGACGGATGAAATATGTGATGAAGTTCAAAGAGTAGCTTCCGGAATTGAAGGTATCGCCTCCGTATCATCCATGTCTGGCTTTGAAATTTTATCAGAAGGGACTGGAGCTAACGCTGGTACCTGTCTAATAAACCTAAAATCCTGGAAGGACAGAAAGCATTCGATGCAGGAGATCATGGATGAATTGGAAGAAAAGACAAAAGATATCAAAGGCGCTTCCATCGAATTTTTTCCACCGCCTGCCGTACCCGGATATGGTGCGGCCGGAGGGTTTGAATTGAGATTATTGGACAAAGCTGGTAGTGGCGATTTTAAAAAAATGGAAGAAGTGAGTAAAGACTTTGTACAGGAGCTCAATAAAAGACCGGAACTGTCCTCAGTATTTACGTTTTACAGCGCAAGCTTTCCCCAATACATGCTCAATGTGGATAACGACAAAGCGCAGCAGAAGGGTGTAACCATTGAAAATGCAATGAATACACTTTCGACACTCATTGGAAGCAATTATGAAACCAGTTTTATCAAATATGATCGTCAATACAAAGTGATGGTTCAAGCACTCCCTCAATACAGGGCTTTGCCAGAAGATATTCTCAAACTATATGTAAAAAATGATCGGGAAGAGATGGTACCCTTTTCATCCTTTATGACGATGGATCGTGTGTATGGCCTGTCTGAAATCACCCGGCACAACATGTACAATGCTTCCGAGGTGAGCGGCAGTGCAGCAGCAGGGTATAGTAGTGGCACCGCCATAGAAACCATTGCAGCAGTAGCTAAGAATAAACTACCTCGTGGATTTGGCATTGACTGGGCAGGTATCTCGAAAGACGAAGTAGGCCGAGGCAATGAGGCTATTTATATATTTTTGATCTGCCTGGCCTTCGTGTATTTATTATTAGCTGCGCAATATGAAAGTTTTATTTTGCCCTTCCCGATCCTATTGTCCTTACCTGCAGGAATATTTGGAGCTTTTTTCTTTCTAAAAATACTTGGATTAGAAAATAATATTTATGCTCAAATCTCTATGGTCATGTTGATTGGTTTGCTGGCCAAAAATGCTGTATTGATCGTAGAATTTGCAGTACAAAAACATCGGGCCGGCTCTTCCGTATTTCAAGCTGCTATCGAAGGAGCTGCTGTCCGGCTCAGACCGATATTAATGACTTCATTTGCCTTTATCGCTGGCTTGATACCCTTGGTGATGGCTAGCGGGCCAGGTGCGATTGGCAATAGGACTATTGGGAGCGCTGCCACCGGAGGCATGCTATTTGGCACACTGTTCGGTGTCCTGGTCATACCCGGTTTGTATTTCATTTTTGGACGCGAATCTGAGAAACATATATTGATAAAAGATGAAGATGAAAATCCTTTAACTGAAGAACTAGATTAAAATGAAAATTATTAAATACCTGATCCTATGCTTGACTATGGGCATAC encodes:
- a CDS encoding efflux RND transporter permease subunit; amino-acid sequence: MFNKFIHRPVLSIVISLLITLLGALALVKLPVTQFPSVSPPKVNITAEYPGANGELMIKAVVIPLERAINGVPGMKYIASDAGNDGTASIQVVFNLGTDPNIASVNIQNRVAAVINKLPPIVVREGVKITREESNMLMYVNVYSVDTTLDVNFLYNFADINLLSEIKRVDGVGFADILGDREYAMRIWLKPDRMLAYKISADEVLAALDEQSLEASPGRTGESSGKRSEAFEYVLKYPGRYTTKDGYENIILRSTPDGEILRVKDVADVEFGSSYYDLYSKLNGHPSAAIMIKQSYGSNAREVIANVKKRLEEIKEASFPKGMNYEISYDVSTFLDASIEKVLHTLGEAFLLVGLVVFIFLGDWRSTLIPAIAVPVSLIGTFFFMQFLGITLNLITLFALVLAIGIVVDNAIVVVEAVHAKMEEHHLDALPATELAMSEISGAIVAITLVMAAVFIPVAFMSGPVGIFYRQFSVTMATSIILSGVIALTLTPALCAIMLKNTHSKAKKKNVINFLLLGFNNWFNRVLGTYKNILTRIVNRRIVTALVLLIFCLLTWKISGLIPSGFIPNEDQGVFYAIVLTPPGSTLERTDEICDEVQRVASGIEGIASVSSMSGFEILSEGTGANAGTCLINLKSWKDRKHSMQEIMDELEEKTKDIKGASIEFFPPPAVPGYGAAGGFELRLLDKAGSGDFKKMEEVSKDFVQELNKRPELSSVFTFYSASFPQYMLNVDNDKAQQKGVTIENAMNTLSTLIGSNYETSFIKYDRQYKVMVQALPQYRALPEDILKLYVKNDREEMVPFSSFMTMDRVYGLSEITRHNMYNASEVSGSAAAGYSSGTAIETIAAVAKNKLPRGFGIDWAGISKDEVGRGNEAIYIFLICLAFVYLLLAAQYESFILPFPILLSLPAGIFGAFFFLKILGLENNIYAQISMVMLIGLLAKNAVLIVEFAVQKHRAGSSVFQAAIEGAAVRLRPILMTSFAFIAGLIPLVMASGPGAIGNRTIGSAATGGMLFGTLFGVLVIPGLYFIFGRESEKHILIKDEDENPLTEELD